The following are from one region of the Gryllotalpicola protaetiae genome:
- a CDS encoding FAD-binding oxidoreductase, giving the protein MDAVAGPVLIPGDDGYAEELAGFNLTVTHYPKVIVGAAIDDDVRAAIEYARVEGLKIGVLATGHGSMSPHGGLLISTRRMTELTVDANTQTVRVGAGVRWGEVIETLSGAGLAPLNGSSPLVGVVGYTLGGGIGPLGRLHGYASDHVLEMQVVTPDGRMRTVSPQLHSELHSGILGGKDSFGIVTSMKFRVFPHSRFFGGGLYFSGEHAHAVVDGWSRWLLRAPDEVSTSIAFLRLPDLPSVPEHVRGRFAVHLRAAHFGSRSAGETMARELRQLAPSTFDSLGERPYSEIARVHDDGTEPMPYLESNIMLRAFDAKAAMTLLRITGPASTSAEIMVELRHLGGALNRPPAHPSLVSNRDAAFNLSVLSHPESSGSDRLFREMAPWATGTRYLNFLGGAGASSRLASAYDAADLERLRRLKAQYDPDQLFPAHVAAAPAPRIDAARE; this is encoded by the coding sequence ATGGACGCCGTCGCCGGGCCGGTGCTGATCCCAGGTGACGACGGTTACGCCGAGGAACTGGCCGGCTTCAATCTCACCGTGACCCATTACCCCAAGGTCATCGTCGGGGCGGCAATTGACGACGACGTGCGGGCGGCCATTGAGTACGCGCGAGTCGAAGGATTGAAAATAGGTGTCCTCGCTACAGGTCACGGCAGCATGTCGCCGCATGGCGGACTCCTCATCAGCACTCGGCGCATGACCGAGCTCACTGTCGACGCCAATACTCAGACCGTGCGAGTGGGGGCTGGAGTCCGATGGGGAGAGGTCATTGAAACACTGTCCGGTGCTGGCCTAGCGCCGTTGAACGGCTCGTCGCCTTTGGTGGGCGTGGTCGGGTACACGCTCGGCGGGGGAATCGGCCCGCTCGGGCGCTTGCACGGCTACGCGTCCGATCATGTCCTGGAGATGCAGGTTGTCACTCCTGACGGAAGAATGCGCACCGTTTCACCGCAGCTTCACTCGGAGTTGCACTCAGGCATCCTCGGGGGTAAGGACAGTTTCGGGATCGTCACCTCGATGAAATTCCGGGTGTTCCCGCACTCCAGGTTCTTCGGAGGAGGTCTGTACTTCTCGGGCGAACACGCACACGCCGTGGTCGATGGCTGGTCGCGATGGCTTCTTCGTGCGCCAGACGAGGTCTCGACCTCGATCGCCTTCCTGCGACTGCCTGACCTTCCATCGGTTCCGGAGCACGTCCGCGGTCGATTCGCCGTGCACCTGCGGGCGGCGCACTTCGGATCAAGATCGGCAGGAGAGACGATGGCGCGGGAACTTCGGCAACTGGCGCCATCGACGTTCGACTCGCTCGGCGAACGACCCTACTCCGAGATCGCACGCGTGCACGACGACGGAACCGAGCCGATGCCGTACCTGGAATCGAACATCATGCTTCGCGCTTTCGATGCGAAAGCCGCCATGACCCTGCTCCGGATCACAGGTCCGGCATCGACGAGCGCCGAGATCATGGTGGAATTGCGTCACCTCGGAGGAGCCCTGAACCGTCCGCCAGCGCATCCGAGCCTCGTCAGCAACAGGGACGCCGCGTTCAACCTCTCGGTGCTCTCCCACCCGGAGTCCTCCGGAAGCGACCGCCTCTTCCGCGAGATGGCCCCCTGGGCGACAGGCACCCGCTATCTGAACTTCCTGGGCGGAGCAGGCGCGAGCTCGAGGCTCGCGTCCGCATACGATGCCGCCGATCTCGAACGACTGCGAAGGTTGAAAGCGCAGTACGACCCTGATCAGCTCTTCCCGGCGCACGTGGCCGCAGCTCCGGCCCCCCGGATCGACGCAGCTCGTGAGTGA
- a CDS encoding MATE family efflux transporter has product MSTAPVNEQAPERSPITQAFRLAGLAALALLAEPLTGVADAATAGTLGIVIQASLAVGAGIITTTTWLLTPLLFAQTTEIGRLRADGHLSRAGKTVRTTMKLASGWGVILALSITAVALLIIGDPEARSYLLARAAGMPVSALVLAGYGALRGADAVRDVTFAALGGAVVHIGLDALIAATAWGGLLGVGLASGISQLLVFTVVLRRLIVRGLWIIVPINDGTQLIPASTRNFVRPVALLVTRSALLGAATLAMTAAAVSNGPEKAAAHLIVYQCWLLAVLAIEGWKSAAQILISTAPTVTRRRKLERLLLLVSLLIGAVSFLVVLAVGDPVLSGLTADETVSDSARAIWWLSALSLGVGAVAFTRDGIEFGRGAYLFNLSRVAAGSGLGLIGTVVTAASGDLLWMWAAMTAGLVLRAALPSSRTMPSEHRRGLSPAEMRGLSARLPDPISSDRCGTESTR; this is encoded by the coding sequence ATGAGCACAGCACCGGTTAACGAACAAGCACCGGAACGATCGCCCATTACACAGGCCTTCCGCCTTGCGGGACTCGCAGCTCTGGCGCTGCTCGCGGAGCCTCTGACCGGAGTCGCCGATGCCGCGACGGCGGGCACGCTCGGGATCGTGATCCAAGCCTCGCTGGCCGTTGGCGCCGGCATCATCACGACCACGACCTGGCTGCTGACCCCGCTCCTGTTCGCGCAGACCACCGAGATCGGACGTCTGCGCGCGGACGGCCACCTCTCCCGCGCGGGGAAGACCGTGCGCACCACCATGAAGCTGGCGTCGGGCTGGGGTGTGATTCTCGCGCTCTCCATCACGGCGGTTGCGCTGCTGATCATCGGCGACCCCGAGGCCCGCTCGTACCTTCTCGCCCGCGCAGCGGGCATGCCAGTGTCGGCCCTCGTCCTCGCCGGCTACGGCGCGCTTCGCGGTGCGGACGCCGTACGCGACGTCACCTTCGCAGCGCTCGGCGGCGCTGTCGTTCACATCGGACTAGATGCGCTGATCGCCGCGACAGCTTGGGGTGGGCTCCTCGGCGTCGGGCTCGCCTCCGGGATATCGCAGTTGCTCGTATTCACGGTCGTACTACGCAGACTGATCGTGCGCGGCCTCTGGATCATCGTCCCCATCAACGACGGCACGCAACTGATACCGGCGTCGACGCGGAACTTCGTCCGCCCAGTCGCCCTCCTCGTGACCCGTTCGGCATTGCTCGGAGCCGCCACTCTGGCGATGACGGCAGCCGCCGTCTCTAACGGGCCGGAAAAGGCGGCCGCGCACCTCATCGTCTATCAGTGCTGGCTGCTCGCCGTGCTCGCGATCGAAGGGTGGAAATCCGCGGCGCAGATTCTCATCTCGACCGCGCCAACCGTTACGCGGCGGCGAAAGCTGGAGCGTCTCCTGCTGCTCGTTTCCCTTCTGATCGGTGCGGTCTCGTTTCTGGTGGTTCTCGCCGTCGGCGATCCGGTGCTCTCCGGTCTCACCGCTGACGAGACGGTCTCAGATTCCGCACGTGCAATTTGGTGGCTTTCGGCGCTTTCTTTGGGGGTGGGTGCGGTGGCGTTTACCCGAGACGGAATCGAGTTCGGGCGCGGGGCCTACCTCTTCAATCTCTCTCGCGTCGCCGCAGGCAGCGGCCTCGGCCTGATTGGCACCGTGGTCACAGCCGCATCCGGTGACCTTCTCTGGATGTGGGCAGCGATGACTGCCGGGCTCGTATTACGCGCCGCACTACCATCGAGCCGCACAATGCCATCTGAGCACCGCCGTGGACTCTCCCCCGCCGAGATGCGCGGCCTCAGCGCACGGCTACCCGACCCAATATCGAGTGATCGATGTGGTACGGAAAGCACGCGATGA
- a CDS encoding RrF2 family transcriptional regulator, which translates to MRLSGGVEWALHCCVVLSRGVEEPVPVARLAELYDVSPTYLAKHLQSLAADGLIESVRGKRGGYRLTRSAESITVLDVVRAIEGDGAAFVCTEIRQRGPCAAAAEDCQRACSIARVMIAAEEAWRSALRDVSIRDVADDVDRVAGKGALTRMRSWLAAAPSIGA; encoded by the coding sequence ATGCGATTGTCTGGCGGGGTGGAGTGGGCGCTGCATTGCTGTGTCGTGCTCAGCAGGGGAGTGGAGGAGCCGGTTCCGGTCGCCCGGCTCGCTGAGTTGTACGACGTGTCGCCGACTTATCTCGCCAAGCATCTGCAGTCTCTCGCCGCCGACGGGCTGATCGAATCTGTGCGGGGCAAGCGCGGCGGTTACCGGTTGACGCGATCGGCCGAGAGCATCACCGTGCTCGATGTCGTTCGGGCGATCGAGGGCGACGGGGCGGCATTCGTCTGCACCGAGATCCGCCAGCGGGGTCCCTGCGCCGCAGCCGCTGAGGATTGCCAGAGGGCCTGCTCCATCGCGCGAGTAATGATCGCGGCTGAAGAGGCCTGGCGCTCTGCATTGCGCGACGTCTCGATCAGAGACGTCGCGGACGACGTCGACCGTGTCGCAGGCAAGGGCGCGCTGACCCGTATGAGGAGCTGGCTCGCGGCGGCGCCGAGTATCGGCGCCTGA
- a CDS encoding DMT family transporter encodes MTAHDSAIASGPSPLLKTRSGLWWGLLGVAAFSFTMPFTRVAVAGGAMSPLFVGSGRAVIAALLAGVALAVTRQRMPLGRQWGQLAIVAGGVIVGFPLLTSYALTTAPASHGAVVVALLPAATAVTTVIRGHERPPVTFWATAAIGAVAAVAFACVQGGGIAQLQWSDLLLFAAVVACAIGYAEGGILSRQLGSWQTISWSLVLAAPLMVALTGAAIIQQPPHGTFVEWGAFAYLAVVSMFLGYFAWYRGLAIGPMAQVSQVQLAQPVMTIVWATVLLHEQLTWPTVLGGVAVIACALLAVRARGRGRPSRSLRRPRGVR; translated from the coding sequence ATGACAGCACATGATAGCGCTATTGCTTCGGGTCCCTCTCCGCTACTGAAAACGCGATCCGGCCTGTGGTGGGGCCTGCTCGGTGTGGCCGCGTTCTCGTTCACCATGCCATTCACCCGCGTAGCCGTGGCCGGCGGGGCCATGTCTCCGCTGTTCGTCGGGTCGGGTCGGGCCGTCATCGCCGCGCTGCTCGCCGGAGTCGCGCTCGCAGTCACTCGGCAGCGAATGCCGCTCGGGCGTCAGTGGGGTCAACTGGCAATCGTCGCCGGTGGCGTCATTGTCGGCTTCCCGCTACTGACCTCGTATGCACTGACCACCGCTCCTGCCAGCCACGGAGCCGTCGTCGTCGCCCTACTACCGGCTGCGACCGCAGTGACGACCGTGATCAGGGGGCACGAACGCCCACCCGTGACATTCTGGGCCACCGCAGCCATTGGCGCCGTCGCAGCCGTCGCGTTCGCCTGCGTGCAAGGAGGCGGGATCGCACAACTCCAGTGGTCGGACCTGCTGCTGTTCGCCGCCGTCGTCGCCTGCGCGATCGGGTACGCCGAGGGCGGCATCCTCTCCCGGCAGCTGGGCTCGTGGCAGACCATCTCATGGTCGCTCGTGCTAGCCGCCCCCCTCATGGTCGCGCTCACCGGAGCCGCCATCATCCAGCAACCACCACACGGGACCTTCGTGGAATGGGGCGCCTTCGCCTACCTGGCGGTCGTGAGCATGTTCCTCGGGTACTTCGCCTGGTACCGGGGCCTCGCCATCGGTCCGATGGCGCAGGTGAGCCAGGTGCAGTTGGCTCAGCCCGTGATGACGATCGTCTGGGCCACGGTCCTCCTGCACGAGCAGCTCACCTGGCCCACCGTCCTCGGCGGCGTCGCTGTCATCGCGTGCGCGCTCCTCGCGGTCAGGGCCAGAGGTCGCGGGCGACCGAGTCGGAGCCTTCGCAGACCACGAGGTGTTCGATGA
- a CDS encoding GNAT family N-acetyltransferase: protein MTIEYELATPAEVDIEEVARVYAESGLGDRRPVDDTPRFTAMVRGCNLLVLAREQGRAVGVARCLTDDSYVTYVSDLAVSKSHQHLGIGRRLLDEIERHTPGVKIVLLAAPEAQDYYPKVGFTPHHSAWVRSPTDPWQRP, encoded by the coding sequence ATGACCATCGAGTACGAACTGGCCACCCCGGCCGAGGTGGATATCGAGGAGGTGGCACGCGTCTACGCGGAGTCCGGTCTCGGCGACCGGCGGCCCGTTGACGATACGCCACGATTCACCGCGATGGTGCGAGGCTGCAACCTGCTCGTGCTGGCGAGGGAACAAGGCCGAGCCGTCGGGGTCGCGCGCTGTCTCACCGACGACTCCTACGTGACCTACGTGAGCGACCTCGCCGTATCGAAGAGCCATCAGCATCTCGGAATCGGGCGGCGCCTGCTCGATGAGATCGAACGTCACACCCCGGGCGTGAAAATCGTGCTGCTCGCCGCGCCGGAGGCACAGGACTATTACCCGAAGGTCGGGTTCACACCTCACCACTCGGCGTGGGTGCGGAGCCCGACAGATCCCTGGCAGCGCCCCTGA
- a CDS encoding TetR/AcrR family transcriptional regulator, whose translation MLELIQTQGYTGAGLNAVTEHARVPKGSIYFHFPGGKATLGARAVELAAQQLSDQLAEAMANAESPRDVVESMVTALIEMLVESDYRLGCPVSVVTLDASERSEVLRTACAVAFDSWITTLADYLETQRHPRPQAWAMATTIVTSLEGTVILCRAHRSVEALRDTAAVLGSILDHASSQTEALR comes from the coding sequence ATGCTTGAGCTCATCCAGACACAGGGCTATACCGGGGCCGGGCTTAACGCCGTGACCGAGCACGCTAGGGTCCCGAAAGGGTCGATCTACTTCCACTTCCCTGGGGGGAAAGCCACGCTCGGCGCACGGGCGGTCGAGTTGGCTGCGCAGCAGCTGAGCGACCAACTGGCCGAGGCCATGGCCAATGCCGAGTCCCCTCGCGACGTCGTGGAGTCCATGGTCACAGCCCTGATCGAGATGCTGGTCGAGAGCGACTATCGACTGGGCTGCCCGGTATCGGTGGTGACCCTGGACGCAAGTGAGCGTAGTGAAGTGCTGCGCACCGCCTGCGCCGTCGCCTTCGACTCGTGGATCACGACACTCGCCGACTACCTAGAGACCCAGCGGCATCCGCGCCCGCAAGCATGGGCGATGGCGACGACTATCGTGACGAGCCTCGAAGGCACAGTCATCCTCTGTCGTGCGCACCGGAGCGTCGAAGCGCTCCGCGATACCGCAGCCGTGCTGGGCAGCATCCTCGATCACGCATCATCGCAAACGGAGGCGCTTCGATGA
- a CDS encoding quinone oxidoreductase family protein yields MALIEHQIWRHFMQALRLISPALDASQVRVGDVPVPIAGEGEVLIEVAFAGLNFSDVMARRGDPGYAASYPFIPGLEIAGIVREVADGAQLAPGDRVAAFVPGGGLAELAVASAALTVRVPPEVPLDLAATAPLMLSTAILLLEDVGRIRPGESLLMHSAGGGLGSSVSQVAAFLHAGVKVGTVGREDKIAAARNAGWDHVVVRDGNWPLKVQQLLPDGVELVLDPTGTDNLDHDARLVAAGGRMVLFGNPGGGDLSPLPGLRTLMAGNIGILGFSIRRLSADKPTRVAAALARALDLLASGAIRPEVTVIDGLVNVAAVHNLLASGRGVGKYVAAVTPE; encoded by the coding sequence TTGGCACTCATTGAACATCAGATATGGAGACATTTCATGCAAGCATTGCGATTGATCAGCCCAGCCCTCGACGCGAGCCAGGTGCGGGTCGGCGATGTCCCCGTCCCCATCGCGGGAGAGGGCGAGGTTCTCATCGAGGTGGCTTTCGCCGGACTCAACTTTTCAGACGTCATGGCGCGCCGAGGTGACCCCGGCTACGCAGCGTCCTACCCATTCATCCCCGGGCTGGAAATTGCCGGCATCGTGCGCGAGGTTGCCGACGGCGCGCAGCTGGCCCCCGGCGATCGTGTCGCTGCCTTCGTGCCTGGCGGCGGCCTCGCCGAGTTGGCGGTCGCGTCCGCCGCACTGACGGTACGCGTTCCACCGGAGGTTCCGCTGGATCTCGCGGCCACAGCGCCGCTAATGCTATCGACCGCCATACTCCTTTTGGAGGATGTCGGCCGCATCCGGCCCGGCGAATCACTGCTGATGCACTCCGCCGGCGGCGGACTGGGCTCGTCGGTATCCCAGGTCGCGGCGTTCTTGCATGCTGGAGTGAAAGTCGGCACCGTCGGCCGGGAGGACAAGATAGCGGCCGCACGTAACGCCGGATGGGACCACGTCGTCGTGCGCGACGGGAACTGGCCGCTGAAAGTTCAACAGCTTCTCCCGGATGGAGTCGAACTCGTGCTCGACCCCACCGGAACGGACAACCTCGACCACGACGCCCGTCTCGTTGCCGCCGGGGGTCGGATGGTTCTCTTCGGCAACCCAGGCGGCGGGGATCTCTCCCCCCTACCCGGCCTGCGCACCCTCATGGCCGGCAACATCGGAATTCTCGGCTTCAGTATTCGGCGGTTAAGTGCGGACAAGCCCACCCGCGTTGCTGCAGCACTCGCCCGTGCGCTGGATCTGCTCGCGAGCGGAGCCATCCGCCCCGAGGTCACTGTCATCGACGGACTAGTCAACGTCGCAGCCGTGCACAACCTGTTGGCGTCTGGCCGAGGAGTCGGCAAGTATGTCGCCGCTGTCACACCGGAGTGA
- a CDS encoding TetR/AcrR family transcriptional regulator codes for MAWDTERTRRLLLDAATREFADHGLAGGRVDRIAEVAGVNKQRIYKYFGSKSELFDAVVANEMVRVMELIPITGTGKSAVLDYAGRMFDHHSDDRTLARLLFWESLSDRPPTRSPERIVLSDKKVDDIARVLPGIPRPRSAELLFAIVVLSCGWPILEQIDRLLVGEVGDRSRRRDMLIKTVGALVSSLSEESGSA; via the coding sequence ATGGCATGGGACACCGAGCGAACCCGACGGCTTCTTTTGGATGCTGCGACTAGGGAGTTCGCCGATCATGGATTGGCGGGGGGGCGAGTGGACCGGATCGCTGAGGTGGCCGGTGTCAACAAGCAGCGCATCTACAAGTACTTCGGCAGCAAATCTGAACTGTTCGACGCCGTCGTCGCGAACGAGATGGTGCGAGTGATGGAACTGATCCCCATCACCGGCACGGGCAAGAGCGCCGTGCTCGACTACGCGGGAAGAATGTTCGACCACCACAGCGACGATCGGACCCTCGCGCGGCTGTTGTTCTGGGAGAGCCTGTCGGATCGCCCGCCAACCAGATCACCTGAGCGCATCGTGCTCAGCGACAAGAAAGTGGATGATATTGCGCGCGTTCTTCCGGGAATCCCTCGCCCCCGATCCGCGGAGTTGCTCTTCGCGATCGTCGTGTTGAGTTGCGGGTGGCCGATACTCGAGCAGATTGATCGCCTTCTTGTCGGGGAGGTTGGTGATCGCTCACGTCGTCGGGACATGCTGATCAAGACCGTCGGCGCGCTTGTGAGCTCACTTTCTGAAGAATCGGGCTCAGCTTGA
- a CDS encoding PLP-dependent aminotransferase family protein — MINSSSDRLVEVLQEWIVSASAGAQLPSTRAIVARYGVSPVTVQRALRTLATQGLVEARAGVGTFVRAVRIARPHDYGWQTAALGSPSSHLPSAGSALRTAPNDVIALHSGYPDKELLPVGLVRTALARAARGDAAVLRPPAAGLPDLQAWFASELGAVTPTGLTPPAVSDVTILPGSQSGLSTLFRALVGAGRPLLIESPSYWGAILAAAQVGVEVVPIPSGHRGPDPDELDRAFTQTGARAFYAQPNFANPTGAQWPQEIVDRVLAIVRGHGAFLIEDDWAHDFGITADSAPVAAHDDSGHVVYIRSLTKSVSPAIRVAGLIARGPARDRILVDSQAQTMYVSGVLQAAALDVVSQPAWRTHLRTLRRQLASRRDLLVDALREFAPNTHLEQVPRGGLNLWLRLPDGTDLARVIRDCEIQGVLVAAGDDWFPAEPTGRYLRLNYSGPNPGAFPDGARIIGQVLAEQ, encoded by the coding sequence ATGATCAACAGTAGCAGTGATCGCCTCGTCGAGGTATTGCAGGAATGGATCGTGTCGGCGTCCGCGGGGGCTCAACTCCCCTCAACCCGGGCTATCGTCGCCCGGTACGGCGTGAGCCCGGTCACGGTGCAGAGAGCATTGCGAACACTGGCCACACAGGGCCTCGTGGAAGCGCGTGCGGGCGTGGGTACGTTCGTGCGTGCAGTACGCATCGCCCGTCCGCACGACTACGGGTGGCAGACTGCTGCGCTCGGCTCGCCGTCGAGCCACCTGCCTTCAGCGGGATCTGCGCTGCGGACGGCGCCCAACGATGTCATCGCGCTTCACTCGGGCTACCCCGACAAGGAGTTGCTTCCTGTCGGGCTTGTGCGAACAGCGCTCGCCCGAGCCGCTCGCGGCGACGCCGCTGTCCTTCGACCGCCCGCCGCGGGCCTGCCCGATCTGCAGGCCTGGTTCGCATCCGAACTCGGCGCGGTCACCCCGACAGGCCTCACCCCTCCCGCCGTGAGCGACGTGACCATCTTGCCTGGCAGTCAGAGCGGGCTGAGCACGCTGTTCCGTGCGCTGGTGGGTGCGGGGCGCCCGCTGCTGATCGAGTCGCCGAGCTATTGGGGCGCGATCCTCGCCGCTGCACAGGTCGGTGTGGAGGTCGTCCCGATCCCTAGCGGCCACCGTGGCCCGGATCCCGATGAACTTGATCGGGCGTTCACGCAGACGGGCGCGCGGGCGTTCTACGCGCAGCCTAACTTCGCCAACCCGACGGGAGCCCAGTGGCCACAGGAGATCGTCGACCGAGTACTCGCTATCGTGCGGGGCCACGGAGCCTTCCTCATCGAGGATGACTGGGCGCATGATTTCGGGATCACGGCCGACTCTGCACCGGTTGCTGCGCACGATGACAGCGGACATGTCGTCTACATCCGGTCTCTCACCAAGAGCGTGTCACCGGCTATCAGAGTCGCCGGGCTCATCGCCCGTGGCCCCGCCCGTGACCGCATCCTCGTAGATTCCCAGGCACAGACCATGTACGTCAGCGGCGTGCTGCAGGCTGCCGCCCTCGATGTTGTCAGCCAGCCCGCCTGGCGCACCCATCTGCGAACCCTGCGCCGGCAACTCGCCTCACGCCGCGATCTTCTCGTTGACGCGCTCCGAGAGTTCGCGCCGAATACCCACCTGGAGCAGGTGCCACGCGGAGGTCTGAATCTCTGGCTGCGACTGCCAGACGGCACGGACCTGGCGCGGGTGATCCGCGACTGCGAGATCCAGGGTGTCCTTGTCGCCGCCGGTGACGACTGGTTCCCAGCCGAGCCCACGGGCCGATATCTGCGCCTCAACTATTCAGGTCCGAACCCCGGCGCGTTCCCGGACGGAGCGCGTATCATCGGGCAGGTGCTCGCCGAGCAATAG
- a CDS encoding SDR family oxidoreductase, which yields MRVVVLGGRGRIGADVVRLLQERGDDVVTVSRSTGVDAVQDIGLVSAFHGADTVVDVTNAAIYNEAEVVEYFTSVTRNVTTAEQKTGVGHHVALGIVGMDRLTTSGYLAGKAAQEHAIAESDIPSTIVRATQFFEFLPNILDALSADGTVRAPATAFQPVAALDVARAVADAVIAGPGSKVVEVAGPERTSMAEFLRRAADASRPVVEDADARYFGVDVGRDGLVPLGTFTTGRIDYAAWQRTQDGV from the coding sequence ATGAGAGTTGTCGTTCTGGGAGGCAGGGGCCGTATCGGTGCCGACGTGGTCAGGCTGTTGCAGGAGCGCGGCGATGACGTCGTGACCGTGTCACGGTCAACTGGCGTGGACGCCGTGCAGGACATCGGCCTCGTTTCCGCATTCCACGGAGCCGACACGGTTGTCGACGTGACCAACGCGGCGATCTACAACGAAGCCGAAGTGGTGGAGTACTTCACCTCGGTCACACGGAACGTGACGACTGCCGAGCAGAAGACCGGAGTCGGTCACCACGTCGCGCTGGGGATCGTGGGTATGGACCGGCTCACCACATCCGGCTACCTGGCGGGCAAGGCCGCCCAGGAGCACGCCATCGCCGAGAGTGACATACCATCGACGATCGTACGCGCTACTCAGTTCTTCGAGTTCCTGCCCAACATCCTCGACGCCCTCTCTGCGGACGGCACCGTTCGTGCCCCAGCGACGGCTTTCCAACCGGTTGCGGCGCTCGATGTCGCACGCGCCGTCGCCGACGCCGTGATCGCAGGACCTGGATCGAAGGTCGTCGAGGTCGCCGGCCCAGAGCGAACCTCCATGGCCGAATTCCTCCGCCGTGCAGCGGACGCGTCTCGACCGGTCGTCGAAGACGCCGACGCACGCTACTTCGGAGTCGATGTCGGCCGTGACGGGCTCGTCCCGTTGGGGACCTTCACGACCGGACGGATCGATTATGCGGCGTGGCAGCGCACACAGGACGGCGTCTGA
- a CDS encoding VOC family protein — protein MVISVSDLDRAVSFYRDLLGLPGTVGDGKAILSGARNVELLLHERETVPSDLSVALSFGVGELETVCSAWLAAGGIVVDAPADQPWGERMAVVRDPDGHLVCLTADHA, from the coding sequence GTGGTGATCTCGGTGTCCGACCTCGATCGGGCGGTGTCCTTCTACCGGGACTTGCTCGGCCTGCCGGGGACGGTGGGCGACGGAAAGGCAATACTGTCCGGTGCAAGGAACGTGGAGTTGCTACTGCACGAGCGTGAGACTGTCCCAAGCGATCTTTCTGTTGCGCTCAGCTTCGGCGTCGGTGAGCTCGAAACGGTGTGCTCTGCATGGCTGGCGGCTGGCGGCATCGTCGTCGACGCACCCGCGGATCAGCCGTGGGGCGAGCGGATGGCTGTGGTGCGAGATCCTGACGGCCATCTCGTCTGTTTGACGGCCGATCATGCCTGA
- a CDS encoding CGNR zinc finger domain-containing protein has protein sequence MDVNRPAADLVVRVVNAATAGELDVDWTRQLLARESLPIRHRAPGDHIDLASTQRALIKLASDVRPLFESTVLDEAANQLNTLLAELPVRVSVSISDNFAPHLHFDGHGPSIGERLRANGLVALAVLLADTTGLLRLGICAAPDCDLVFVDFSRAGRQRFCSRRCATRSHVAAHRRRIASGLG, from the coding sequence ATGGATGTAAATCGACCTGCTGCGGATTTGGTTGTTCGTGTCGTTAACGCCGCAACGGCGGGAGAGCTCGACGTCGACTGGACTCGTCAGTTGCTAGCACGAGAGTCGCTGCCCATCCGTCACCGGGCCCCGGGTGATCACATCGACCTCGCAAGCACGCAGCGGGCGTTGATCAAGCTGGCCTCCGACGTGCGGCCGCTGTTCGAGTCCACCGTGCTCGACGAAGCGGCTAACCAACTCAACACCTTGCTGGCGGAACTGCCTGTGCGTGTCAGCGTCTCGATCTCAGACAACTTCGCCCCCCATCTGCATTTCGATGGCCACGGTCCGAGCATCGGCGAACGATTGCGAGCAAACGGGCTAGTAGCTCTCGCGGTGCTTCTGGCCGATACAACAGGGCTGCTCCGCCTCGGTATCTGTGCTGCACCCGATTGCGACCTGGTCTTCGTTGATTTCAGTCGGGCAGGGCGCCAGCGATTCTGCTCGCGTCGGTGCGCCACCCGCAGCCACGTCGCCGCTCATCGCCGCCGCATCGCAAGCGGGCTCGGATGA
- a CDS encoding MarR family winged helix-turn-helix transcriptional regulator, with protein MPEHALPPHPLDELLTQLVDHVFALSSHFLAAGDTITAPEGLSAARWLVLGALQNGPMSPAGIARQRGLTRQSVRESVARLEGSGHISRADGEDRRTFLVELTDKGRQALDRIEPRRREWATQTALNVDSAHLEGAVTVLGQLRSMTEARPLRKEDE; from the coding sequence ATGCCTGAGCACGCCCTGCCACCGCATCCCCTGGACGAATTGCTCACACAACTGGTCGATCATGTGTTTGCACTGTCCAGCCATTTCCTGGCTGCCGGCGACACGATCACCGCACCCGAAGGCCTCAGCGCGGCACGGTGGCTGGTGCTGGGAGCGCTCCAGAACGGCCCAATGTCCCCTGCCGGGATCGCTCGCCAACGCGGGCTGACCCGACAATCGGTGCGTGAGAGCGTCGCGCGACTCGAGGGCAGCGGACACATCTCCCGGGCCGACGGGGAAGATCGGAGAACCTTCCTCGTCGAGCTCACCGACAAGGGGCGCCAGGCGCTGGATCGGATCGAACCGCGTCGGCGCGAGTGGGCGACACAGACCGCCCTGAATGTCGACTCCGCGCATCTCGAAGGTGCCGTGACAGTCCTGGGTCAGCTTCGGTCGATGACCGAAGCACGCCCCCTGAGAAAGGAAGACGAATGA